ACGCGCGGCGCGCTTCGAGCCACGCGATCAGTTCCGAGCGGCGCATGGGTTTCGCAAACAGCCAGCCCTGTCCGTACTGAACGCCCCGCCGCACGAGATACTCGACCTGCTCGGTACGCTCAATCCCTTCCGCAACGATTTCCACGCCCAATGCGTGCGCCATGTCGATGATATGCGGTGCCACGATGCTCGACGCCGCGTCCTGGGCGATCGTGTCGACGAACGATTTGTCGATCTTCAGAACGTCGATCCTGAAGGTCTGCAAATAGGCGAGGCTCGAATAGCCGGTGCCGAAATCGTCGATATAGATCGGGTGGCCGGCGCTTCTGAAGGCCGCTATCGTCTGCCGGGTCGCATCGGCGTTCAGGAAGCTGCGCTCCGTCGCCTCGATCCTGATCTGGGCGGGGCGTATGCCGGTTCCGGCGAGTTTTGCGGTGATGAGGTCCAGAAAGCGCGGCGTGCACAGATCGTCGCCGCTCACGTTGACCGACACGTAGAACAACGGCCGCGAACGCAATAGCTCCGTCAGATCGGCGAGCGTTTTTTCCAGCACGAGGTCGGTCAACGACTGGATCAGGCCATGCTGTTCGGCCAGCGCGACGAAGATGTTCGGCGATATCTCGCGCCCATTCAGAGTCCATCTGGCGAGCGCTTCGACGCCGACGCATTCGTTCGTCGCGAGACTCACGATCGGTTGATATACGACGTCGATGGCTTTGCGCGAGATCGCCCATTCAAGCGAGGCCTGGAACGACACCTGCCGCGAGATCCGTTTGAATGCGATCCAGCCGAACGCGGCGCCCAAGGCGACGCCCATCGAAAGCCACATCGTCAGCAGGCCGGGCCAGTCTCTGAGCAGGCTGGTGCGCCGGCCCTTGACGACGACGCCGAGGGAACGCGTCGACGAACGCGCCACCGCGTAATTCCATTCACTGCTATCGATGCGCCCCGCCCGCTTCCACGCATTGAGCATGTCTTCGGCGTCCGCGCCCGCCGACATCGCGACGATCGAGTTCAGTTCGGTGTTGATCGTGGCGATCGGCCTTCCCGCGGGATCCATGACATCGACGAATGACTGCGGATCGACCGACACGTACTCGCCGTCGCGCGCAAGCTGTATATCCTCACGCATGTCGCTGAGCGGATTCTTTTGCTTGAACCAGACCAGGTAGCCGTCGTCGCTTCGCCAGCGCGGCGGCGGCAAAGCGACATCCTGAGTGCGTACATCGCCGAACAGCGGCGAGCACAGATAGCGCCCGTCGCCTATCGCCCCCGCATCCCGAACGTAGCGATAGTTGAGAATCACGTGCGCAGCCCTTTGCAGGTATTCTGGCGAACACACCTCCGCGTGCTCGGCCTGCAGGTCCGCAATCGCCGCACGGGCCTGATACGCGACGAGGTCCGTGCGCATCACGGCCTTCGCGGCGTATTCCCGCAAATCTGCCTGCTCGCGGCGCGCAACGTCTTCGTTAGCGACATGGACGCTGATCAGGACCGGCAGCACCGTTGCGGCGCAGCCGAGTGCGATATACGCCGAAATCAGCGACATTCGCTTGATCATCTGTCGAGCCCCGTGGTGAACCGTCGCGGCGAAACCCGCCGGGTGCGGTCGCGGGGGCGCATTGGGCCCGGCGCACAAGCGACGGATGTCAGAGTCAAGAATAGTTTCTGAACCCGCTTTTTCAACATTGCGTTGGACGACGCGCACGCGGCCGGCCGCGGCGGCCCTGACCGCCCGCGCGTGCGGCAAGGTACCATGACGGACTGGCGCGATTGCAACGCGCGCCGTCATAGCCCTCGCTTATCGCCATCGCCCGCTTCAACCCCATGAATTCGTCACCCCGCCGCATCGCGCACCTGGACATGGACGCGTTTTACGCGTCCGTCGAACTGCTGCGCTATCCGGAGCTGCGCGGCAGCGCGGTGGTGATCGGCGGCGGGCGCAACAGCGCGCCGCAGGTGCTCGAAGACGGCAGCAAACGCTTCGCGAAGCTGCGCGATTACGCGGGCCGCGGCGTCGTGACCACCTCGACCTACGAGGCGCGCGCGCTCGGCGTGTTTTCGGCGATGGGCATGATGAAGGCCGCGGCGCTCGCGCCCGACGCCATCCTGCTGCCGACCGACTTCGACTCATACCGCCACTATTCGCGCCTCTTCAAGGCGGCCGTCAGGACGTTCACTGAGCGCATCGAAGATCGCGGCATCGACGAGATCTATATCGACCTGACCGACGTGCCGGGCGAAGCGGCCGACATCGGGCGACGCATCAAGGAAGCCGTTCATCAGGCCACCGGTCTCACGTGCTCGATCTGCGTCGCGCCGAACAAGCTGCTCGCGAAGATCGGCTCCGAACTGGACAAGCCCGACGGCCTGACGATCCTCACGCCCGCCGACATACCGCTGCGCGTGTGGCCGCTGCCCGTGCGCAAGGTCAACGGCATCGGCCCGAAGGCCGCGGAGAAGTTGACTGCACTCGGCCTCGCGACGGTCGGCGATCTGGCTGCCGCCGACGCCGGGCTGTTGCAGGACAATTTCGGGCGCAGCTATTCGGCATGGCTGATGCAGGTCGCGCAAGGTCACGACGAGCGGCCGGTGGTGGTCGAATCGGAGCCGAAGTCGATCAGCCGCGAAACTACTTTCGAGCGCGATCTGCATCCGCGTCATGATCGGCCGGCGTTATCGAGCGCGTTTACGGGGCTTTGCGTGCGCGTCGCCGACGATCTCGTGCGTAAGGGCTACGTGGGCCGCACGATCGGCATCAAGCTGCGCTACGACGATTTTCGCACCGTCACGCGCGATCTGACGCTCGACGAACCGACTGCCGACGCGACCGAAATCCGCCGCGCGGCGACCGAGTGCTTACGCCGCGTGGAGTTGAACCGCAAGCTGCGGCTGTTGGGCGTGCGCATCAGCACGCTGACATCGGCGAGCGAACAGGCGTTGAAGCCGCGCTTGCCGGTTCAGGCCGACTTGCCTTTCGCGAGCGACGAATAGCCGGTATTGGCGGCGACGCCAGTCGGATTCGCGTTCGCGCGCATGGCCGGCACGTCGCCCGAGGTGGACATCGCCGATACCGCCACCGAAAACGAGAACGTGTTGACGCCGTTCGCGCTGTGCGCGGACACGGTGCCGCGATGCATCTCCGCGATCGCCTTCACGATCGCGAGTCCGAGCCCGTGGTTTTCGCGGCTATTGGTGCGCGAGACTTCCGCGCGATAGAAGCGATCGAACAGATGTTCGAGGACGCCCGGCGCGATCGGCTCGCCCGGATTCGCCACGGCGATGCGCACCTGGTCACGCATCGCACCTTCCCCGCGCGCGATCGTCACGCTGATCGACGCGCCCGGTTCGCAATGCTGGATCGCGTTCATCAGCAGGTTCGCGCACGCGCGGCCAAACAGCGACCGGTTCACGCGCGCGAGCGCATCGCCCCGCAGCCGCGCATGCACGCGCGCCTCTTCGAGCGGAATTTCCAGAAACTCCAGCGTATGCGCGACTTCCGCCGCGAGCGACACCTCGACGAGCCCGGTCGCGCGTTCGCCCTGATCGGCGCGCGCGAGAAACAGCATGTCGTTGATGATCGCGCGCATCCGCTCGAATTCTTCGAGATTCGATTGCAGCGTGTGGCGCAGATCGTCGACCGAGCGGTTGCGCGTGAGCGCGACCTCGGTCTGCCCGATCAGGATCGTGACCGGTGTACGCAGTTCATGCGCGACGTCCGCGTTGAACGATTCGAGGCGGCCGTAGGCGCCGTCGAGCCTCTCCAGCGCGCCGTTGAACGAGTTGGCGAGATCGTTCAGTTCGAGCGGCAATGACGCGGTGTTCAGGCGCTGCGAGCGATTGTTCGGACTGACCGCTGAAGCGTCGCGCGTCAGACGCGTGAGCGGCGCGAGGCCGATGCGCGTGACCGAGTAGCTGAGCAGCAACACTGCGAGACTGCCGAGCGCGGACAGCGCCGCGAGCGCCGAGCCGAACACGCGCATCGTGCGCTGGTTCGGCGAATAGCTCGACGCGACCTGCAACTGCACCTCTGGCCGCCCGGCATTGGGCGGCAAGGTCACCGTCGAGGTCAGCATGTCGGGGCCGCCGCCCGCAGGTGTGATGCGCGCGTAGCCGCCGGACCAGCTGTTCGTGACGGTGCCCTGCACCGGTGTGCCGAAGTGATAGCTCGGGTCCGCGCTCGTCACCGAGTACAGGGTGCTGCTGTCGGGCGGCGTCATGTCGGTGAGTTTTTCGCGGGCCATCCGCCATTTGTCGGGATTCACCGCGTGATGGACGATGATGCGCGCGATCTGCGTGCGATCGTCGAGCGACTCGCGCAGATGATGTTCGAGCTGCGTGCGCAGCACCAGAAAGAGCCCCGTGCCGACGAGCGTAAATACGAACAGCGCGACCAGCGCGAACATCGACGCAAGCCGGCGGGCAATTGAGCGGTTCATGATGACTCAGCCTCTTCGCGCACTTCGAGCACGTAGCCCATGCCGCGCACCGTGTGCAGCAGCTTCGACGGGAACGGACCGTCGAGCTTCGCGCGCAACCGTTTGATGGCGGTTTCGACGACGTTCGTGTGGCTGTCGAAATTGACGTCCCACACGAGCTCGGTAATCGCGGTCTTCGACAGAATGTCGCCTTGACGGCGCGCGAGCACGCTCAGTAGCTGAAACTCTTTCGCGGTGAGGTCGAGGCGCACGCCGTCGCGCGTCGCGCGGCGGCCTATCAGATCGACGAACAGATCGCCGACGGAAATCAACGTGGACTCCTGCGAACGCGTGCGGCGCGCGAGCGCATGCAGACGCTCGACGAGTTCTAAGAACGAGAACGGTTTGGTCAGGTAGTCGTCGGCGCCTTCGCGCAGGCCGCGCACGCGGTCGTTCACGTGATCGCGCGCGGTGAGCATGATGACCGGCGTCGACTTGCGCATGCGCAGCGCCTTCAGCACGCTGAAGCCGTCGCGCTTGGGCAGCATCACGTCGAGGACGATTACGTCGTAGTCGAATTCGGTGGCCAGATGCATGCCTTCCTCGCCGTCGAGCGCGACATCGACGACCCAGCCCTGCTCTGTCAAACCGGAGCGCAGGTAGTCCACCACCTTGTGCTCGTCTTCAACAATCAGCAATTTCATCCAGGTCCCCTGTCGATCGGAGTTAGCGCTTTAGCGTGTCGACCGGTGTTGGCGCTTTAGCGTCTACTCCGGTCCCATGCTATGCACTTACTCCGATCCCATGCAAAGCTGTCAACTGTGCATTATACGAAACGCCCCTAATTCTTCATGCCGATCCCACGTTGTCGGCATGGAAGCTGGGGGGCGCTTCAACGTGCAGGAGCTGGCGACTCCGTCTGCTGTGCGCCAGCCTCGTTCGCAGCCATCGCACCGCCTTGCGCACCGCCTTGCGCACCGCCATCCCACCCACCGCCGAGCGCTTTCACGAGCGCCACCGACAACGTCAACTGCTGGCCGTGAATCTGCACATCCGTGCGCTCGCTCGTCAGCAGCGACTCCTGCGCGTCGATCACATTCAGATACGCGACAAGGCCGCCCGAATAGCGATCGTTCGCGAGCGACAGCAGCCGCTGCGCGTCCTCAACCGCCTCGCGCGACTGCTTCGCCGCGCCGTCGAGCACCGACAGTCCGGTGATCCCGTCCTGCACCTGCTGGAACGCGCTCAGCACCGTTTGCCGATAGTTCGCCTCGGTCGCCTTGTAGCCCTCGCTCGCGAACTTCACGTTGGCCGCGCGCCGCCCGCCGTCGAAGATCACCTGACCCACCGTCGCGCCGAGCGTCCACATCAGCGTCGGCGCGCTCAGCAGATTGGCGAACTCGGTGCTCTCCCAGCCGATGCCCGGGCTCAGCGTGAGGCTCGGGAAGAACGCTGCCTTGGCCACGCCGATCTGCGCGTTGGCGGCCGCCATCGCGCGTTCCGCCGACGCGACGTCGGGCCGCCGCTGCAACACATCGCTCGGCACGCCGAGCGGCACCGTCGGTGGCCTGATGTCGAGCACCTTCGGCTCGATCGCGAACTGCGGGGCCGGCACGCCGACCAGCGCGGCGATCGCATGCTCGAACTGCGCGCGCTGATTGAGCAGCAATTGCGCCTGCACGCGTGTCGAATCGAGCTGCGATTTCTGCTGCAGCACGTCGAGGCCCGATACCGAACCGAGATCATGCTCGGTGTTCACGTAATCGAGCGCCTTCTGCTGCAGCTTCACCGACTGGTTCAGCACGTCGATCTCGTTGTCGAACTCACGCAGCGAGAAGTAGTCGGTGGCGAGATCGGTCGTCAGCACGAGCCGCGCGTTCGCGAGATCGTCCGCCGACTGCTCGGCCGACGCCTGCGCGCCCTCGACCTGGCGACGAATGCGGCCGAACAGATCGGTGTCGTAGTTGATCGTCGGTCCGAGCTGGATGCTGTTCTGCACCGTCGATTCGGTCGGCGTCGCGTAGTTCGTCAGCGGCCGGTCGTGCGAAATGCGGAAGCGCGAGGCCTGAGCGCTGAAATCGACTTCCGGCACACGCTGCGCGCTGGCGTTCGCGAGCGTCGCCTTCGCCTGTTCGTAGTGCGC
The genomic region above belongs to Paraburkholderia sp. HP33-1 and contains:
- a CDS encoding efflux transporter outer membrane subunit; translated protein: MRFAASHEARTRGTAFTALTAFAGAALLAACTVGPDYQRPQAEVPPEWHTDSFWRVAAPSHAPIAPDWWAGFADPTLATLETQALAQNQTLAAASAHYEQAKATLANASAQRVPEVDFSAQASRFRISHDRPLTNYATPTESTVQNSIQLGPTINYDTDLFGRIRRQVEGAQASAEQSADDLANARLVLTTDLATDYFSLREFDNEIDVLNQSVKLQQKALDYVNTEHDLGSVSGLDVLQQKSQLDSTRVQAQLLLNQRAQFEHAIAALVGVPAPQFAIEPKVLDIRPPTVPLGVPSDVLQRRPDVASAERAMAAANAQIGVAKAAFFPSLTLSPGIGWESTEFANLLSAPTLMWTLGATVGQVIFDGGRRAANVKFASEGYKATEANYRQTVLSAFQQVQDGITGLSVLDGAAKQSREAVEDAQRLLSLANDRYSGGLVAYLNVIDAQESLLTSERTDVQIHGQQLTLSVALVKALGGGWDGGAQGGAQGGAMAANEAGAQQTESPAPAR
- a CDS encoding heavy metal response regulator transcription factor; amino-acid sequence: MKLLIVEDEHKVVDYLRSGLTEQGWVVDVALDGEEGMHLATEFDYDVIVLDVMLPKRDGFSVLKALRMRKSTPVIMLTARDHVNDRVRGLREGADDYLTKPFSFLELVERLHALARRTRSQESTLISVGDLFVDLIGRRATRDGVRLDLTAKEFQLLSVLARRQGDILSKTAITELVWDVNFDSHTNVVETAIKRLRAKLDGPFPSKLLHTVRGMGYVLEVREEAESS
- the dinB gene encoding DNA polymerase IV, whose protein sequence is MNSSPRRIAHLDMDAFYASVELLRYPELRGSAVVIGGGRNSAPQVLEDGSKRFAKLRDYAGRGVVTTSTYEARALGVFSAMGMMKAAALAPDAILLPTDFDSYRHYSRLFKAAVRTFTERIEDRGIDEIYIDLTDVPGEAADIGRRIKEAVHQATGLTCSICVAPNKLLAKIGSELDKPDGLTILTPADIPLRVWPLPVRKVNGIGPKAAEKLTALGLATVGDLAAADAGLLQDNFGRSYSAWLMQVAQGHDERPVVVESEPKSISRETTFERDLHPRHDRPALSSAFTGLCVRVADDLVRKGYVGRTIGIKLRYDDFRTVTRDLTLDEPTADATEIRRAATECLRRVELNRKLRLLGVRISTLTSASEQALKPRLPVQADLPFASDE
- a CDS encoding EAL domain-containing protein, encoding MSLISAYIALGCAATVLPVLISVHVANEDVARREQADLREYAAKAVMRTDLVAYQARAAIADLQAEHAEVCSPEYLQRAAHVILNYRYVRDAGAIGDGRYLCSPLFGDVRTQDVALPPPRWRSDDGYLVWFKQKNPLSDMREDIQLARDGEYVSVDPQSFVDVMDPAGRPIATINTELNSIVAMSAGADAEDMLNAWKRAGRIDSSEWNYAVARSSTRSLGVVVKGRRTSLLRDWPGLLTMWLSMGVALGAAFGWIAFKRISRQVSFQASLEWAISRKAIDVVYQPIVSLATNECVGVEALARWTLNGREISPNIFVALAEQHGLIQSLTDLVLEKTLADLTELLRSRPLFYVSVNVSGDDLCTPRFLDLITAKLAGTGIRPAQIRIEATERSFLNADATRQTIAAFRSAGHPIYIDDFGTGYSSLAYLQTFRIDVLKIDKSFVDTIAQDAASSIVAPHIIDMAHALGVEIVAEGIERTEQVEYLVRRGVQYGQGWLFAKPMRRSELIAWLEARRASHAPAQPAIQ
- a CDS encoding heavy metal sensor histidine kinase, with amino-acid sequence MNRSIARRLASMFALVALFVFTLVGTGLFLVLRTQLEHHLRESLDDRTQIARIIVHHAVNPDKWRMAREKLTDMTPPDSSTLYSVTSADPSYHFGTPVQGTVTNSWSGGYARITPAGGGPDMLTSTVTLPPNAGRPEVQLQVASSYSPNQRTMRVFGSALAALSALGSLAVLLLSYSVTRIGLAPLTRLTRDASAVSPNNRSQRLNTASLPLELNDLANSFNGALERLDGAYGRLESFNADVAHELRTPVTILIGQTEVALTRNRSVDDLRHTLQSNLEEFERMRAIINDMLFLARADQGERATGLVEVSLAAEVAHTLEFLEIPLEEARVHARLRGDALARVNRSLFGRACANLLMNAIQHCEPGASISVTIARGEGAMRDQVRIAVANPGEPIAPGVLEHLFDRFYRAEVSRTNSRENHGLGLAIVKAIAEMHRGTVSAHSANGVNTFSFSVAVSAMSTSGDVPAMRANANPTGVAANTGYSSLAKGKSA